Proteins encoded in a region of the Chelonoidis abingdonii isolate Lonesome George chromosome 2, CheloAbing_2.0, whole genome shotgun sequence genome:
- the FIGNL1 gene encoding fidgetin-like protein 1, whose translation MQTPVSSAVHLNEWQKNYFAITSDTCTPGQKADGNRAQILHIQYAWANSEISQVCATNLFKKYAEKYSAIIDSDNTETGLNNYAENILTLARCQHNDSDKWQSSLTTSNVFELKSVQELMQAGKKFQSSLMAPADAFVVVDKEVSASVTPGLPKLSVCSSDVDTDLWASSSKCISQGPDILESLSSLKCLQSSVPSVTKTTDVLPASSASLNELPNTGFYASPLFGNNKGASSSSVKPASHFEIGQNLSFSNHSSLPAGSGNPGKRKTFYSSSDESNSTTSSLASFKPSISTEAKNFVGSGNGSEESNDFKTAKEQLWVDQQKKYHNQPQRTPVSSYGGIKKSLGAGRSRGPFGKFVPPVPRQDGNENGRLQYKPYGAGPTESSFPVDERLKNIEPKMIELIMHEIMDHGPPVNWDDIAGVDFAKATIKEIVVWPMLRPDIFTGLRGPPKGILLFGPPGTGKTLIGKCIACQSGATFFSISASSLTSKWVGEGEKMVRALFTVARCQQPAVIFIDEIDSLLSQRGDGEHESSRRIKTEFLVQLDGATTSSEDRILVVGATNRPQEIDEAARRRLVKRLYIPLPDASARKQIVTRLMSKEHCCLREEEVELIVKKSDGFSGADMTQLCREASLGPIRSLQSMDIATITPEQVRPISFLDFDNAFKTVRPSVSSKDLELYENWNQTFGCGR comes from the coding sequence ATGCAGACACCTGTCTCTAGTGCTGTACACCTGAATGAATGGCAGAAGAATTACTTTGCTATTACCTCTGACACCTGTACACCAGGACAGAAGGCAGATGGAAACCGTGCACAGATTCTGCACATTCAGTATGCATGGGCAAACTCTGAGATCTCCCAGGTCTGTGCTACCAACCTGTTCAAAAAATATGCAGAGAAATACTCTGCCATTATTGACTCTGACAACACAGAGACTGGCTTGAATAACTACGctgaaaacattttgactttggCAAGGTGTCAGCACAATGACAGTGACAAGTGGCAGTCCTCCTTGACAACAAGTAATGTGTTTGAATTAAAGAGTGTTCAGGAGTTGATGCAAGCTGGCAAAAAGTTCCAAAGCTCTCTGATGGCACCAGCAGATGCCTTTGTGGTAGTTGATAAGGAGGTCAGTGCCTCTGTTACTCCAGGTCTGCCTAAACTCAGTGTGTGCAGCAGTGATGTAGATACTGACCTCTGGGCTAGCTCATCAAAATGTATAAGTCAGGGACCAGATATTCTTGAGAGTCTCTCATCTTTGAAATGTCTTCAGAGTAGTGTGCCTTCTGTGACCAAAACTACAGATGTACTTCCTGCCTCCTCTGCCTCTTTAAATGAACTGCCTAATACAGGTTTCTATGCAAGTCCATTATTTGGAAACAACAAAGGAGCAAGTAGCAGTTCTGTGAAACCTGCAAGTCATTTTGAGATTGGACAGAATTTGTCTTTTTCTAATCACTCCTCTCTTCCGGCAGGGTCTGGAAATccaggaaaaaggaaaacattttatagCTCCAGTGATGAAAGCAACAGTACAACTTCCAGCCTTGCTTCTTTCAAGCCCTCCATTAGTACAGAAGCCAAGAACTTTGTAGGAAGTGGAAATGGAAGTGAAGAGAGCAATGATTTTAAAACCGCAAAAGAACAGCTCTGGGTAGACCAGCAAAAGAAATATCACAATCAGCCTCAACGCACACCAGTCTCATCCTATGGTGGTATTAAAAAATCTTTGGGAGCTGGAAGGTCTCGGGGTCCATTTGGAAAATTTGTCCCTCCAGTGCCAAGACAAGATGGGAATGAAAATGGACGACTGCAGTATAAACCTTATGGCGCTGGACCAACAGAGTCTTCATTTCCAGTGGATGAACGTTTGAAGAACATAGAACCAAAAATGATTGAACTTATTATGCATGAGATCATGGACCATGGACCTCCAGTGAACTGGGATGACATTGCTGGAGTAGACTTTGCTAAAGCAACTATTAAGGAGATAGTAGTCTGGCCTATGCTGAGACCAGATATCTTTACAGGGTTACGTGGTCCTCCCAAAGGAATTCTTCTCTTTGGCCCTCCTGGGACAGGTAAGACTCTTATAGGCAAGTGCATTGCATGTCAATCAGGAGCTACTTTTTTTAGCATCAGTGCCTCTTCGCTGACCTCCAAGTGGGTAGGTGAGGGAGAAAAGATGGTCCGTGCACTGTTCACTGTGGCACGATGTCAACAGCCAGCTGTGATTTTCATTGATGAAATCGATTCTCTCTTGTCTCAACGTGGAGATGGGGAACATGAATCTTCTAGAagaataaaaactgaatttttagtCCAGTTGGATGGAGCAACAACCTCATCTGAAGACCGTATTCTAGTGGTGGGAGCAACGAATCGGCCACAAGAAATTGATGAGGCTGCCCGAAGAAGGCTGGTAAAAAGGCTGTACATCCCTCTTCCTGACGCTTCAGCTAGGAAGCAGATTGTAACTCGTCTAATGTCAAAGGAGCACTGCTGTCTAAGAGAAGAGGAAGTTGAGCTCATAGTTAAAAAATCTGATGGATTTTCTGGGGCAGACATGACACAGCTCTGTCGAGAAGCTTCTTTAGGTCCTATCCGTAGCCTTCAGTCCATGGACATTGCAACCATCACACCTGAACAAGTTCGGCCTATTTCTTTTCTTGACTTCGACAATGCATTCAAAACTGTGCGACCCAGTGTGTCTTCAAAGGATCTGGAACTATATGAAAACTGGAACCAAACATTTGGCTGTGGAAGATAA